A genomic stretch from Candidatus Krumholzibacteriia bacterium includes:
- a CDS encoding methylated-DNA--[protein]-cysteine S-methyltransferase — protein sequence MDDYARIEAALLRIERDARRQPSLEELAASAGLSPAHFQRVFTRWAGISPKRFLQAVTVGRARELLRRSRSVLDVALDVGLSGPGRLHDLTVTCEAMTPGQIGRLADGVTIRHAIVPSPLGPVFVARTDRGVCAVEFVASGEDPAPGLQRHWPGAALVAAADDEAVPWGAAIFGNGPRPPLALHLRGTNFQIQVWRALLRIPSGRIVDYGALAEAVGRPGAARAVGAAVGANPVAVLVPCHRVLRRHGQLGGYRWGTGRKLALLGRELARGSDGGGASRS from the coding sequence GTGGACGACTACGCCCGCATCGAAGCCGCACTGTTGCGCATCGAACGCGATGCCCGCCGTCAGCCCTCCCTCGAGGAGCTGGCCGCGAGCGCCGGGCTCAGCCCGGCCCATTTCCAGAGGGTGTTCACGCGCTGGGCCGGGATCAGCCCGAAACGCTTCCTGCAGGCCGTCACGGTGGGCCGTGCGCGTGAGCTGCTCCGTCGCAGCCGATCGGTGCTGGACGTCGCGCTCGACGTCGGACTCTCGGGCCCGGGGCGTCTGCACGACCTGACCGTCACCTGCGAGGCCATGACGCCCGGCCAGATCGGGCGGCTCGCCGACGGCGTCACCATCCGGCACGCGATCGTCCCCTCGCCCCTCGGGCCGGTGTTCGTCGCCCGGACCGACCGGGGCGTCTGCGCCGTCGAGTTCGTGGCCTCCGGCGAGGATCCCGCACCCGGGCTGCAGCGTCACTGGCCCGGTGCCGCGCTGGTCGCCGCCGCGGACGACGAGGCCGTCCCATGGGGTGCCGCGATCTTCGGGAACGGTCCGCGGCCCCCGCTCGCGCTCCACCTGCGCGGGACGAACTTCCAGATCCAGGTGTGGCGGGCGCTCCTTCGCATCCCCTCCGGCCGGATCGTGGACTACGGGGCCCTGGCCGAGGCGGTGGGGCGGCCCGGTGCGGCGCGCGCGGTGGGAGCCGCGGTGGGGGCGAATCCGGTCGCCGTGCTGGTTCCCTGCCACCGCGTCCTGCGCCGCCACGGGCAGCTCGGAGGGTATCGGTGGGGGACCGGCCGCAAGCTCGCGCTCCTGGGGCGAGAGCTGGCTCGAGGGTCCGACGGCGGCGGCGCATCCCGGTCCTAG
- the hutH gene encoding histidine ammonia-lyase — translation MPPAATLRLVPGSMELATLRRVVEGPVRVDLHEDARAAVRAARGTVDAIVREERVAYGINTGFGLLARTRIGANQLTDLQRNLVLSHSTGVGAELDAATVRLVLVLKILGLAGGNSGVRPELIDTLAAMVEHDVLPCIPSKGSVGASGDLAPLAHLAATLLGEGSVRQHGERFPAAQGLRRAGLEPIDLAPKEGLALLNGTQVSCALALRSLFEAERSFANAAATGALSVDALMGSDTPFDPRIHAVRGHPGQIDAAAVYRGLMQDSAIRQSHLSCDRVQDPYSLRCQPQVMGAALDLIRRSADTLRIEANAVTDNPLIFPEDDDVLSGGNFHAEPVAMAADVLALAIAEIGALSERRLALLIDPALSGLPAFLVENGGVNSGFMIVQVTAAALASENKSLAHPACVDSLPTSANQEDHVSMATFAARRLGDMVDNTRGIIACELLGAAQGIDFHRPQTTSPRLQRLHGALRERVDHYDADRYLAPDIEAATELLRGELGVDLCTEVVEDLLPSYPRTTPNAERK, via the coding sequence ATGCCCCCTGCCGCCACGCTCCGACTCGTTCCCGGCTCCATGGAACTCGCCACGCTTCGTCGGGTGGTCGAAGGACCCGTCCGCGTGGACCTCCACGAGGATGCGCGCGCGGCGGTGCGCGCGGCGCGGGGGACCGTCGATGCCATCGTGCGCGAGGAGAGAGTGGCCTATGGCATCAACACGGGCTTCGGGCTGCTCGCCCGCACGCGCATCGGGGCGAATCAGCTCACCGATCTGCAGCGAAACCTGGTGCTCTCGCATTCCACCGGTGTCGGTGCGGAACTCGACGCCGCCACCGTTCGCCTGGTGCTGGTGCTGAAGATCCTCGGCCTGGCCGGCGGCAACTCCGGGGTGCGGCCGGAGTTGATCGACACCCTGGCCGCGATGGTCGAGCACGACGTCCTGCCCTGCATTCCGTCCAAGGGATCGGTCGGCGCCTCCGGAGATCTCGCACCTCTCGCGCACCTGGCGGCCACGTTGCTCGGGGAGGGCTCGGTGCGGCAGCACGGAGAGCGTTTCCCGGCGGCCCAAGGGCTTCGACGCGCGGGCCTGGAACCGATCGACCTGGCGCCGAAGGAAGGCCTGGCCCTGTTGAACGGGACCCAGGTCTCGTGTGCGCTGGCGCTGCGGTCGCTGTTCGAGGCGGAGCGTTCGTTCGCGAACGCCGCCGCGACCGGTGCCCTGAGTGTCGACGCCCTCATGGGCAGTGACACGCCCTTCGACCCGAGGATCCACGCCGTGCGCGGCCACCCTGGTCAGATCGACGCCGCAGCCGTCTACCGGGGACTCATGCAGGACAGCGCGATCCGCCAGTCGCACCTGTCGTGTGATCGGGTCCAGGATCCCTACTCGCTGCGCTGCCAGCCGCAGGTGATGGGCGCGGCGCTCGACCTGATCCGCCGGTCGGCCGACACCCTGCGCATCGAGGCCAACGCGGTCACCGACAACCCGCTCATCTTCCCCGAGGACGACGACGTCCTCTCGGGTGGGAATTTCCACGCCGAACCGGTGGCCATGGCCGCCGACGTGCTCGCCCTGGCCATTGCCGAGATCGGGGCGCTCTCCGAACGGCGTCTGGCGCTGCTGATCGATCCCGCGCTCAGCGGTCTTCCGGCGTTCCTCGTGGAGAACGGCGGGGTGAACTCGGGCTTCATGATCGTGCAGGTCACGGCGGCCGCCCTCGCGTCCGAGAACAAGTCGCTGGCGCATCCCGCCTGCGTCGACTCGCTGCCGACCTCGGCGAACCAGGAGGACCACGTGAGCATGGCCACGTTCGCGGCGCGCCGGCTGGGCGACATGGTCGACAACACCCGCGGGATCATCGCCTGCGAGCTGCTGGGCGCCGCGCAGGGGATCGACTTCCACCGGCCGCAGACCACGTCGCCGCGTCTGCAGCGTCTGCACGGAGCCTTGCGGGAGCGCGTGGACCATTACGATGCCGATCGCTACCTCGCGCCCGACATCGAGGCGGCGACGGAGTTGCTGCGCGGCGAACTCGGCGTCGATCTGTGCACCGAGGTGGTCGAAGACCTCCTCCCGTCCTACCCTCGAACGACACCCAACGCCGAGAGGAAGTGA
- a CDS encoding thioredoxin family protein has product MAATPSTMLELGTSAPDFSLPDTVGGGRVSRDDFADARALLVMFVCNHCPFVIHVREELARLAADYRNRGVAVVAVSANDVEKYPQDSPEKMKEFAAQNGWDFPYLYDASQEVAKAYRAACTPDFFLFDGDRKLVYRGQLDDSRPESGIPVTGADLRAALDRVLAGEAVPPAQKPSLGCNIKWKPGNEPEYFG; this is encoded by the coding sequence ATGGCCGCCACACCGTCCACCATGCTCGAACTGGGTACGTCCGCGCCCGACTTCTCGTTGCCCGACACCGTCGGCGGCGGTCGTGTGTCGCGCGACGACTTCGCCGACGCCCGCGCGCTGCTCGTGATGTTCGTGTGCAACCACTGCCCCTTCGTGATCCACGTGCGCGAGGAGCTCGCGCGTCTGGCTGCCGATTACCGCAACCGCGGCGTGGCCGTGGTCGCGGTCAGTGCCAACGACGTCGAGAAGTATCCACAGGACTCCCCGGAGAAGATGAAGGAGTTCGCGGCGCAGAACGGGTGGGATTTCCCGTACCTGTACGACGCTTCGCAGGAAGTGGCGAAGGCCTATCGTGCGGCCTGTACACCCGACTTCTTCCTGTTCGACGGCGACCGGAAACTGGTCTACCGCGGGCAGCTCGACGACAGCCGTCCCGAGTCGGGCATTCCGGTCACCGGCGCCGATCTCCGCGCCGCCCTCGATCGGGTGCTGGCCGGCGAGGCGGTACCGCCCGCGCAGAAGCCCAGCCTGGGCTGCAACATCAAGTGGAAGCCCGGCAACGAACCGGAGTACTTCGGATGA
- a CDS encoding VOC family protein → MSAQELRPFHLAFPVDDLEAARRFYVDVLGCATGRESDRWIDFDLGGHQIVAHLVEEGQRAPGSNAVDGKNVPAFHFGLVLSMERWRGLADRLRGAGVEFLIEPYVRNEGEVGEQATLFVRDPAGNALEFKAFDDLGQLFAT, encoded by the coding sequence ATGAGCGCGCAGGAGCTGCGACCCTTCCACCTGGCCTTCCCCGTGGACGACCTCGAGGCGGCGCGCCGCTTCTACGTGGACGTCCTCGGCTGCGCGACCGGACGCGAGAGCGACCGGTGGATCGACTTCGACCTGGGTGGGCACCAGATCGTGGCGCACCTGGTCGAAGAGGGGCAGCGGGCGCCGGGCAGCAACGCGGTCGACGGGAAGAACGTCCCCGCCTTCCACTTCGGCCTGGTGTTGAGCATGGAGCGCTGGCGGGGACTCGCCGACCGTCTACGCGGGGCGGGCGTGGAGTTCCTGATCGAGCCCTACGTGCGCAACGAGGGCGAGGTCGGCGAACAGGCCACGCTGTTCGTGCGCGACCCCGCGGGCAATGCGCTCGAGTTCAAGGCCTTCGACGACCTCGGCCAGTTGTTCGCGACCTGA
- the trxA gene encoding thioredoxin — translation MNSRHELQTDFATAVLERSHEVPVLVDFWAEWCGPCRMLGPALEGLAEKAEGRWELVKIDTEAHTDIAQQYGIRSIPAVKLFSNGEVVGEFVGALPEAQIQMWLRQHLPGPGTSALSQAQTSLIEGDRERARREFEKVLELDPGQDTARLELARLLIEDEPAAAREHLESITGDAEAYEKAQHLLHLIDLVDAARAQDEADGDDVSAMYRQAALDFAHGELEEALSKWIGVVEQDRELDDDGARRACIALFALLGEDHALTQKYRRRFSMALSV, via the coding sequence ATGAATTCACGTCACGAACTGCAGACCGATTTCGCCACGGCCGTCCTCGAACGGAGCCACGAAGTCCCTGTGCTCGTGGACTTCTGGGCGGAATGGTGCGGACCGTGCCGCATGCTCGGTCCGGCGCTCGAGGGCCTGGCCGAGAAGGCCGAAGGTCGATGGGAACTGGTGAAGATCGACACCGAAGCCCACACGGACATCGCACAGCAGTACGGGATCCGCAGCATTCCGGCCGTGAAGCTGTTCAGCAACGGCGAAGTCGTCGGCGAGTTCGTCGGAGCGCTCCCCGAAGCGCAGATCCAGATGTGGTTGCGTCAACACCTGCCGGGACCGGGCACGTCCGCCCTGTCGCAAGCACAGACGTCGCTGATCGAGGGCGATCGCGAGCGCGCCCGGCGCGAGTTCGAGAAGGTTCTCGAACTCGACCCCGGCCAGGACACGGCGCGGCTGGAACTCGCGCGTCTGTTGATCGAGGACGAGCCGGCTGCAGCCCGCGAGCACCTCGAATCGATCACCGGCGACGCCGAGGCCTACGAGAAGGCCCAACACCTCCTCCACCTGATCGACCTGGTCGATGCGGCCCGCGCGCAGGACGAAGCGGACGGCGACGACGTGTCCGCGATGTACCGTCAGGCTGCTCTCGACTTCGCGCACGGCGAGCTCGAAGAGGCACTGAGCAAGTGGATCGGAGTCGTCGAGCAGGACCGCGAACTCGACGACGACGGTGCACGCCGCGCCTGCATCGCCCTCTTCGCGTTGCTGGGCGAGGACCACGCGCTCACGCAGAAGTACCGTCGACGCTTCTCGATGGCGCTGTCGGTCTGA
- a CDS encoding YfiR family protein, with translation MRLCRRRVRALRALLVLGLLAPGLLVPGPSVAQDAHDEYEVKAAFLFRIGRAFTWPDSVLDENADTLRVGVLGRDPFGGSLRKVFRGKTSSQGLAFRVVEVASLEEARSCQVLFVPSGVDPERRKWLDELGDSGTLLVGEVPEFVHDQGGILALVLQDNRMGMVLNVEELASSGLQASSQFLRLCTIVGDRSR, from the coding sequence GTGAGGCTCTGCCGACGACGCGTACGAGCGCTCCGCGCTCTGCTGGTCCTCGGACTGCTGGCCCCGGGCCTCCTGGTGCCCGGGCCGTCGGTCGCGCAGGACGCGCACGACGAATACGAGGTGAAGGCGGCGTTCCTCTTCCGCATCGGCCGGGCCTTCACCTGGCCGGACTCCGTGCTCGACGAGAACGCCGACACACTCCGGGTCGGTGTCCTGGGCCGAGACCCCTTCGGGGGTTCGCTCCGGAAGGTCTTCCGCGGGAAGACCTCGTCGCAGGGCCTCGCCTTCCGGGTCGTCGAGGTGGCTTCACTCGAAGAAGCCCGGTCGTGTCAGGTTCTCTTCGTGCCGAGCGGCGTCGATCCGGAGCGACGGAAGTGGCTCGACGAGCTCGGGGATTCCGGGACCCTCCTCGTGGGTGAAGTCCCCGAGTTCGTCCACGATCAGGGTGGGATCCTCGCACTCGTCCTTCAGGACAATCGCATGGGAATGGTCCTGAACGTCGAGGAACTGGCATCGTCCGGTCTGCAAGCCAGTTCTCAGTTCCTGCGCCTGTGCACGATCGTCGGCGACCGCTCACGCTGA
- a CDS encoding ATP-binding protein, with translation MSIPSRLRPSERWGRDLPLRWKLMLLIAVSSSLALAVAGAVTWVQGARQIRHEMEAKCTVLADVVANNLKMAALFEDATDAGAVLRALHAEPSFEEARVFLPDGSSLVAIDREVEEPAPAPLDRMPVREPGHAYVGDDLVVLAPIELPGGAGEIAGWIFLRTNTDALAAHQARSTRTALAMITVGLVVALLIATSLQRVITVPIARLSQVMRIVTEERRYSVRAERGGRDEMGLLINGFNEMLEQIEQRDAALQDARSDLERRVDERTEELRHERDRAEAAALAKSQFLANMSHEIRTPMNGVLGMTELLMQTPLDDEQKDFARTVHGSAEALLTIINDILDFSKIEAGRMEVEWIPFDVRRVAHDTREMLQVRADEKEIELRLDLGPELDRAYVGDPVRIRQVLLNLLSNAVKFTTEGHVELRVSADAKHEGKPRLDIEVIDTGIGIATDKLAQVFESFTQADSSTTRRFGGTGLGLAISARLVELMGGRLRVESEEGKGSRFHFSLFLEPGEIDDTEGGPLDGVTPRPRNVHTAEVLLVEDNVVNQRLGVTMLEKTGCRVSLAQNGREAVDYCRMGSFDMVFMDCAMPVMDGFEATRAIRALKGSMHSVPIVALTANAMAGDRDRCVAVGMDDYLAKPFNLASLSEMVQRYTRTHDPVVPGAPR, from the coding sequence ATGTCCATTCCCTCGCGTCTGCGCCCGAGCGAGCGATGGGGCCGCGACCTGCCCCTGCGGTGGAAGCTCATGCTCCTGATCGCCGTCTCCTCGTCGCTCGCCCTGGCGGTGGCCGGAGCGGTGACGTGGGTCCAGGGCGCGCGTCAGATCCGGCACGAGATGGAGGCCAAGTGCACCGTCCTGGCCGACGTCGTGGCCAACAATCTGAAGATGGCGGCCCTGTTCGAGGACGCGACCGATGCCGGCGCCGTCCTGCGCGCCCTGCACGCCGAGCCCTCCTTCGAGGAGGCCCGCGTATTCCTGCCCGACGGCTCGAGTCTCGTCGCCATCGACCGGGAGGTCGAGGAGCCGGCGCCCGCACCGCTCGACCGGATGCCCGTGCGCGAGCCCGGCCATGCCTACGTCGGCGACGACCTGGTGGTCCTCGCTCCCATCGAACTCCCCGGCGGGGCCGGAGAGATCGCCGGATGGATCTTCCTGCGAACCAACACCGACGCGCTCGCGGCCCACCAGGCACGCTCCACGCGCACCGCGCTGGCCATGATCACCGTGGGCCTGGTCGTGGCACTGCTCATCGCCACGTCGTTGCAACGGGTGATCACCGTGCCGATCGCCCGTCTTTCGCAGGTGATGCGCATCGTGACCGAAGAGCGCCGCTATTCGGTGCGCGCCGAGCGCGGCGGTCGCGACGAGATGGGCCTGCTGATCAACGGCTTCAACGAAATGCTCGAGCAGATCGAGCAACGTGACGCGGCGCTGCAGGACGCACGTTCCGATCTCGAACGACGCGTCGACGAACGCACCGAGGAACTCCGCCACGAGCGTGACCGGGCCGAGGCCGCCGCCCTGGCCAAGAGTCAGTTCCTGGCCAACATGAGCCACGAGATCCGCACGCCCATGAACGGTGTCCTGGGCATGACCGAGTTGCTCATGCAGACACCGCTCGACGACGAGCAGAAGGACTTCGCCCGGACCGTCCACGGATCCGCCGAGGCCCTTCTCACGATCATCAACGACATCCTGGACTTCTCGAAGATCGAGGCCGGGCGCATGGAGGTCGAGTGGATCCCCTTCGACGTGCGCCGCGTGGCCCACGACACCCGGGAGATGCTGCAGGTCCGAGCCGACGAGAAGGAGATCGAACTGCGCCTCGATCTCGGCCCCGAGCTCGATCGCGCCTACGTGGGTGATCCGGTCCGGATCCGTCAGGTGTTGCTGAACCTGCTCAGCAATGCGGTGAAGTTCACCACGGAGGGGCACGTCGAACTGCGCGTGAGCGCCGACGCGAAACACGAAGGCAAGCCCCGTCTCGACATCGAGGTGATCGACACCGGCATCGGCATCGCCACCGACAAGCTGGCCCAGGTCTTCGAGAGCTTCACCCAGGCCGACTCCAGTACCACACGGCGCTTCGGGGGAACCGGACTCGGGCTGGCCATCAGTGCCCGCCTGGTCGAATTGATGGGTGGGCGTCTGCGAGTCGAGAGCGAAGAGGGGAAGGGAAGCCGATTCCACTTCAGCCTCTTCCTCGAACCCGGCGAAATCGACGACACCGAGGGCGGCCCCCTCGACGGGGTGACCCCTCGACCGCGCAACGTCCACACGGCCGAGGTCCTGCTGGTCGAGGACAACGTCGTCAACCAGCGCCTGGGCGTGACCATGCTGGAGAAGACCGGCTGCCGTGTCTCGCTGGCGCAGAACGGGCGGGAAGCCGTCGACTACTGCCGAATGGGCTCGTTCGACATGGTGTTCATGGACTGCGCCATGCCCGTCATGGACGGATTCGAAGCGACGCGGGCGATCCGCGCCCTCAAGGGATCGATGCACTCGGTGCCCATCGTGGCGCTGACCGCGAACGCCATGGCCGGCGATCGGGATCGGTGTGTGGCCGTGGGGATGGACGACTACCTCGCCAAACCGTTCAACCTCGCCTCGCTGTCGGAGATGGTCCAGCGCTACACCCGGACCCACGATCCGGTCGTTCCGGGAGCCCCCCGGTGA
- a CDS encoding VOC family protein encodes MHISTIALGAVDLAAATAFYERGMGWPIRSQRGDLITFETGPIRLCLYPADALASFAGGTPTPAGPSTLHSVNVESDAEVDRIVNRCKEFGGTVTRPPGPLPWQGYGACVRAPDGHVWEIVHAG; translated from the coding sequence ATGCACATCTCCACGATCGCACTCGGGGCGGTCGACCTCGCCGCCGCGACGGCATTCTACGAGCGAGGGATGGGGTGGCCGATCCGGTCGCAGCGGGGCGACCTGATCACCTTCGAGACCGGGCCGATCCGCCTCTGCCTGTACCCCGCCGACGCCCTCGCCTCCTTCGCCGGCGGCACCCCCACCCCGGCCGGTCCGTCGACCCTCCATTCGGTGAACGTGGAATCCGACGCCGAGGTCGACCGTATCGTCAACCGCTGCAAGGAGTTCGGCGGCACGGTGACCCGACCGCCCGGGCCGCTCCCGTGGCAAGGGTACGGGGCCTGCGTCCGCGCCCCCGACGGTCACGTCTGGGAGATCGTCCACGCCGGCTGA